A genomic region of Plasmodium falciparum 3D7 genome assembly, chromosome: 11 contains the following coding sequences:
- a CDS encoding RING zinc finger protein, putative — protein MANDLGEISNKQKGYMENNEKNSEKNNEINNEVTYKIINEIKNDTVRNNMVKEGNKNINKKHNESNVNIVGNKKYESDINMKNKSDEEKCKAFFKHEPCLKNVLRNIFLKSKSNKCYDDDNNNDDNNNDDNNNDDNNNDDNNNDDNNSSNNNNDDNNNDDNNSSNNNNDDNNNDDNNSSNNNNDDDFYTCTNTSIDKEINNNNVKNKKQKECINNEEKIPSEVECAICMKLLIVPVTIPCGHNFCRDCIEKAKEYKNLCPLCRSNMGDKKNINLLLGELIKQKYPLTYSKRLEEIENLKLEQEKKVIKERINAINNSSIIPIFKAPLIFGPYFPGEVFDINIYNKRFIDLIYFISNEGTFAITSSKEKNDEKKLYGIHVKILEQKKSNQVFYLKCVANFRVLLYNITLFTDYGNFVGLHSPLFDENISINFLTSHIINNTTVHTDSTNITYGNYNNEQDVGLSNNTNIGGKEKIGDLKKLLYQIEVEEDINLISYYYEQYKNITNMGELIDNNNDNNNNNDDNNNDDNNNNNNNSNNNSNNNNNNNNITNIVKYHCCIILSKICLLCIKNQLNRFGSAGVMLFNTKFRNIKLTSSEPSKEELEKFSYSLSCAIISRSVLKWKWFKITDTYERLESITQYFLKKKNKSILALDNSRSPLIHRFFMLDSISSSLIILVFFLIIICIKYFIY, from the coding sequence atggCAAATGATTTAGGAGAAATATCAAATAAACAAAAGGGttatatggaaaataatgagaaaaatagtgaaaagaataatgaaataaataatgaagtgacatataaaataattaatgaaataaaaaatgatactgtaagaaataatatggttaaagaaggaaataaaaatattaataaaaaacataatgAGAGTAATGTTAATATAGTaggtaataaaaaatatgaatctgatattaatatgaaaaacaaaTCTGATGAAGAAAAATGTAAAGCATTTTTCAAACACGAGCCttgtttaaaaaatgtattacgtaacatatttttaaaaagtaaaagtaataaatgttatgatgatgataataataatgatgataataataatgatgataataataatgacgataataataatgatgataataataatgatgataataacagcagcaataataacaatgatgataataataatgatgataataacagcagcaataataacaatgatgataataataatgatgataataacagcagcaataataacaatgatgATGATTTTTATACTTGTACTAATACATCTATTGATAAAgagataaataataataatgtgaaaaataaaaaacagaAAGAATGCATAAACAATGAAGAGAAAATACCTTCTGAAGTTGAATGTGCTATATGtatgaaattattaattgTACCTGTTACCATACCATGTGGTCATAATTTTTGTAGAGATTGTATTGAGAAAgcaaaagaatataaaaatttgtgTCCATTATGTAGATCTAATATGGgtgataaaaagaatatcaaCCTTTTATTAGGAgaattaataaaacaaaaatatccTTTAACATATTCGAAAAGGTTAGAAGAAATCGAAAATTTGAAATtagaacaagaaaaaaaagtaataaaagaaagaatTAATGCTATTAATAATTCATCTATTATTCCAATATTTAAAGCGCCATTAATATTTGGTCCATATTTCCCAGGAGAAGTatttgatataaatatttataataaacgATTTAtagatttaatatattttatatctaatGAAGGTACATTTGCTATTACATCAagcaaagaaaaaaatgatgaaaaaaaattatatggaaTACATGTTAAAATtttagaacaaaaaaaaagtaatcaAGTTTTCTATTTAAAATGTGTAGCTAATTTTAGAGtactattatataacataactCTTTTTACAGATTATGGAAATTTTGTGGGATTGCATTCTCCATTGTTCGATGAAAATATATCCATCAACTTTTTAACTTctcatattataaataatacaactGTTCATACGGATAGtacaaatattacatatggtaattataataatgagcAAGATGTTGGTTTGTCTAATAATACCAATATTGGGGGGAAGGAAAAAATTGGAgacttaaaaaaattattataccaAATTGAAGTAGAAGaagatattaatttaatttcttACTATTATGAAcagtataaaaatataacaaatatggGTGAATTGAtagacaataataatgacaataataataataatgatgataataataatgatgataataataataataataataacagtaataataatagtaataataataataataataataatataacgaATATTGTTAAATACCAttgttgtattatattatccaaaatatgtttattatgtattaaaaatCAACTTAATCGTTTTGGAAGTGCAGGAGTTATGTTATTTAATACAAAatttagaaatataaaattaacatCTTCTGAACCTTCAAAGGAAGAATTAGAAAAATTTTCCTATTCTTTAAGTTGTGCTATTATTTCAAGATCTGTACTAAAGTGGAAATGGTTCAAAATTACAGATACATATGAAAGATTAGAAAGTATAACAcaatatttcttaaaaaaaaaaaataaaagtattcTTGCTTTAGATAATTCAAGATCTCCATTAATACATAGATTCTTTATGTTAGATTCCATATCTTCTTCTTTAATCAtacttgttttttttttaattattatttgtataaaatattttatatattaa
- a CDS encoding translation elongation factor EF-1, subunit alpha, putative — MNEPFSFNVNAPSYYPGMKYKGAGAEEDDENNSNLDNTNNENNINMNNDVNNDLDKIKEEEDINGSEIVEDENVNDIEEKISKLVLNDDNDIMKDDVEELQEKVEDKKIKMAEVDPRPHLNIIFIGHVDAGKSTACGNILYILGYVDDRTIEKYEREAKEKSRESWFLAFIMDINEEERQKGKTVEVGRAHFETKDRRFTILDAPGHKNFIPNMISGAAQADIGVLIISARKGEFETGFERGGQTREHTLLARTLGINQLIVAINKMDDPTCNWSESRYEEIQKKITPYIKSCGYNINKDVFFVPISGLTGQNLSEHVSDKNSKIYDPRASWYDLSKPTLFNILNSLPPPPWDENGPLRIPLLEGYKDNGIIAIGKIESGTLYGNNMNCTLMPNKVKVKVMNVFLEDDEVPYAKPGENVRVRLFGVEEDQISKGFVLCDSINLCSVVHEFIGRVAIVELLEHKPIITAGYFCIFHAHTACEEIQFVEMLEVIDKKSKKKKTKPKFIKSDCIVTAHFLLSNPVCVEVYDNLPQLGRFTLRDQGKTIAIGKILELKV, encoded by the exons ATGAATGAACCTTTTAGTTTCAATGTAAATGCTCCTTCGTATTATCCTGGAATGAAATATAAGGGAGCAGGGGCAGAGGAAGATGATGAAAACAATAGTAACCTCGACAATACAAATAATgagaataatattaatatgaacaatgatgttaataatgatttggataaaattaaagaagaGGAAGATATAAATGGTTCCGAAATTGTCGAAGATGAAAATGTTAATgatatagaagaaaaaataagcaAACTGGTTTtgaatgatgataatgatattatGAAAGACGACGTAGAAGAATTACAAGAAAAAgtagaagataaaaaaataaaaatggctGAAGTAGACCCAAGACCAcacttaaatataatttttattggaCACGTCGATGCAGGGAAATCAACAGCTTGtggtaatattttatatatattgggaTATGTTGATGATAGGActattgaaaaatatgaaagagAAGCTAAAGAAAAAAGTCGAGAAAGTTGGTTTTTAGCATTTATTATGGATattaatgaagaagaaagaCAGAAAGGTAAAACAGTAGAAGTTGGAAGGGCACACTTTGAAACGAAGGATAGAAGATTTACAATTCTTGATGCACCTGgacataaaaattttattccAAATATGATTAGTGGTGCTGCACAAGCAGATATTGGTGTTTTAATTATATCAGCAAGAAAGGGTGAATTTGAGACAGGTTTTGAGAGAGGAGGACAAACAAGAGAGCACACATTGTTGGCAAGAACATTGG GTATTAACCAACTCATTGTTGCCATTAACAAAATGGACGATCCAACGTGCAATTGGAGTGAAAGCAGATATGAAGAaatacaaaagaaaataactccatatataaaatcatgtggatataatattaataaggaTGTTTTTTTCGTGCCAATTTCTGGGTTAACTGGTCAGAATTTATCAGAACATGTATCAGATAAAAATTCGAAAATTTATGACCCTAGAGCTAGTTGGTATGATTTATCGAAACcaacattatttaatatattaaattcttTGCCACCTCCACCTTGGGATGAAAATGGTCCCTTAAGAATACCTTTGTTAGAAGGATATAAAGATAATGGAATAATAGCTATTGGAAAAATTGAATCGGGGACATTATatggtaataatatgaattgtACTTTAATGCCGAATAAAGTAAAAGTAAAAGTTATGAATGTTTTTTTGGAAGATGATGAAGTACCATATGCAAAACCTGGAGAGAATGTTCGTGTAAGATTATTTGGTGTTGAAGAAGATCAAATAAGTAAGGGTTTTGTTTTATGTGATTCAATAAACTTATGTTCAGTTGTTCATGAATTCATAGGTCGTGTTGCAATTGTAGAACTACTTGAACATAAACCTATTATAACAGCAggatatttttgtatttttcatGCACATACTGCTTGTGAAGAAATACAATTTGTTGAAATGTTAGAAGTTATTGATAAAAAAtccaagaaaaaaaaaacgaaaccaaaatttattaaaagtgATTGTATTGTAACAGCACACTTTTTACTCTCAAATCCAGTCTGTGTAGAAGTCTACGATAATTTACCACAACTTGGTAGATTTACCTTAAGAGATCAAGGAAAAACAATAGCCATTGGAAAAATATTAGAATTGAAAGTTTAA
- a CDS encoding golgi protein 2, with amino-acid sequence MNIFKRYIFFLCSFYLLYVTCSSNNNNSNNNNNNFSNINNNNSNNGIHNDNTKNRPAAGSLKNMEDLLSYFKEHTNNNNNNDNHVELFKNFLNTNKESSGSNINTLMKFLNSSTKNDNTGNNHLDIGKLLDTLKEFNNANKNNNVPSGNNPNNQTTNPANNNNNNNNLNKDNYVQIFGDLLKNMNIPSNNNNNNNNNNNNNNNNNNNNNNNSSNNNSSSNNNNSSSNNNNSSNNNNNNAKAANPMEQLTNLFSHINNNDHHDEKGDGHPLEHIMNLFGQGHNNGDAKGGNNPLEHLTSLLGQGHNDGDGKGGNNPLEHLKKIFDQGHNDGDGKGGSNPLEHLTSLLSQGHNDGDGKGGNNPLQHLTSLLSQGHNNGDGKGGSNPLEHLTSLLSQGHNDGDGKGGNNPAEYLKKLFGNLQGNNANGINGKNMGDLQSMLNNLLNSEKYKKSPYTLDKTVSSGFGSRSKESMLLEYQHNKSEQEILRELQELINKNKIKNVSENNEKLKQYFSMLKGKYNPYSYERKILNDIINEDDIKTKYNIDDNFEKNLIVNVQNDNMEYDVEMNNEEKEKKTEMFEDINELDDKDALSSGSINSSLMRKNKSKNEKLLRGLTTNINDDNDNLHECNCNNKLNNCVLSYINYNNLEYMLQSLDIDVKGLIRKHMLLKKNNNNNNNNNNNNGNNLYFEKNESFLLPLPPLTTKSNVQNTSNYVLRVPRVLFLASRKSFSSSFDRSLFHIYNIMDTQLKWNTYLWGYGFKYYPIFYPKNLHTLLHSHEKQIGSEPFDLIFVHSSFVSNYYNYYFFLKNMPKITTLIFMNDGWDNNVKNIFLNLFPHVFFQNQVNIFEFNPLNNIDTVAEKKKLFHSLWNKVTSGTTAPSSSMHDHVITNKHKKRKKIETKTNNVVNNEDDVLLTGDHSSSSSSSPPSNNNNNNNNNINKYDEEDDEENKTLWAFIPHGVNHCCSSHYYKSFIMNDTSDNNNNNNNYNGEGEMLQDDKQNRNVQKVVNPNFYYDRARSLENQHTPAYELSYSLLDLFLHECSFNEKDIFNNSKRDIDILYLYNTSNNYNDYLVQKIMDYIYNNNMNNLKDKIQKYEVDLNYWKLWGLQTTHKLIKNKMIDYTNMLQRSKVCIISSKFAGMLNKMVIDALFYGCVVISDKTHNKDINKFIVTTKVPFEYYEISDLIYNKENMTSLANDLIDKINTTLEEVKSGKRNQMRIDVFKTILNTYTYSAVILNWIIPSIYFHYNKEKYEIKNNYFVLPQYFEKIISKSLKITSAKREKIIANIDLSLQEDLVMNNNEVVAWGIIWFLIFSIILFYMLKNSSLVTFLFRQHKLHR; translated from the coding sequence atgaatatttttaaaagatatatattttttttatgttcgttttatttattatatgtaacatGTTCAtccaataataataatagtaataataataataataatttcagtaatattaacaataataatagtaataatggTATACATAATGATAATACGAAAAATAGGCCTGCTGCAGGCTCTTTAAAGAATATGGAAGACCTTTTATCTTATTTTAAGGaacatacaaataataataataataatgataatcatGTGGaactatttaaaaattttttgaatACAAATAAAGAATCATCAGGTTCTAATATAAACACCTTAATGAAGTTCTTAAATTCATCGACTAAAAATGATAACACAGGTAACAATCATTTAGATATTGGAAAATTGTTAGATACTTTAAAAGAATTTAATAatgcaaataaaaataataatgtaccATCTGGTAATAATCCAAATAATCAAACAACTAACCctgcaaataataataataataataataatttgaataaAGATAATTATGTGCAAATATTTGGAGatttgttaaaaaatatgaacatcCCATcgaacaacaacaacaacaacaacaacaacaacaacaacaacaataataataataataataataataataatagtagtaataataatagtagtagtaataataataatagtagtagtaataataataatagtagtaataataataataataatgcaaAGGCAGCAAACCCAATGGAGCAATTAACCAATCTATTTTcgcatataaataataatgaccaTCATGACGAAAAGGGGGATGGTCATCCGTTAGAACATATAATGAACCTTTTTGGTCAAGGACATAATAATGGTGATGCTAAGGGTGGGAATAACCCACTCGAACATTTAACATCGCTACTTGGTCAGGGACATAATGATGGTGATGGTAAAGGTGGGAATAACCCACTGGAACActtaaaaaagatatttgATCAAGGACATAATGATGGTGATGGTAAGGGAGGAAGTAACCCACTCGAACATTTAACATCTCTACTTAGTCAAGGACATAATGATGGTGATGGTAAGGGTGGGAATAACCCACTTCAACATTTAACATCTCTACTTAGTCAAGGACATAATAATGGTGATGGTAAGGGAGGAAGTAACCCACTCGAACATTTAACATCTTTACTTAGTCAAGGACATAATGATGGTGATGGTAAAGGTGGGAATAACCCAGCAGAATACTTAAAAAAGTTATTTGGTAATTTACAAGGTAATAATGCAAATGGTATTAATGGAAAGAACATGGGAGATCTTCAATCTATGTTAAACAATTTATTGAATagtgaaaaatataagaagTCTCCATATACATTAGATAAAACTGTAAGTAGTGGTTTTGGTTCTCGTTCAAAAGAATCCATGTTATTAGAATATCAGCATAATAAAAGTGAACAAGAAATATTAAGAGAATTACAAGAATTgattaataagaataaaattaaGAATGTGAGTgagaataatgaaaaattaaaacaatatttttccatgttaaaaggaaaatataatcCATATTCTtatgaaagaaaaattttgaatgatataataaatgaagatgatataaagactaaatataatattgatgATAATTTTGAAAAGAATTTAATAGTGAATGTACAGAATGATAATATGGAATATGATGTTGAAatgaataatgaagaaaaagaaaagaaaactGAAATGTTTgaagatataaatgaattGGATGATAAAGATGCATTAAGTAGTGGATCAATTAATAGTAGTTTAATGAGGAAAAACAAaagtaaaaatgaaaaattattaagaGGTCTtacaacaaatataaatgatgataatgataatttacATGAAtgtaattgtaataataaattaaataattgtgtattatcatatataaattataataatttagaatATATGTTACAAAGTTTAGATATTGATGTAAAAGGTTTAATACGAAAGcatatgttattaaaaaagaataataataacaataacaataacaataacaataatggtaataatttatactttgaaaaaaatgaatcatTTCTTTTACCCTTACCACCATTAACAACCAAATCTAATGTTCAAAATACATCAAACTATGTATTAAGAGTACCacgtgttttatttttagctAGTCGAAAATCATTTTCCTCCTCTTTTGACAGAtcattatttcatatatataatattatggatACGCAATTAAAATGGAATACGTATTTATGGGGTTATggttttaaatattatccTATATTTTACccaaaaaatttacataccTTATTACATAGCCATGAAAAACAAATAGGAAGTGAACCTTTTGATCTTATATTTGTTCATTCAAGTTTTGtatcaaattattataattattatttctttttgaaaaatatgcCTAAAATCACCAcacttatttttatgaatgaTGGTTGGGATAATAATgtaaagaatatttttttaaatttatttcctCATGTATTTTTTCAAAACCAAGTAAACATATTTGAATTTAAtcctttaaataatattgatacggtagcagaaaaaaaaaaattatttcataGTTTATGGAATAAAGTAACAAGTGGTACAACAGCTCCTAGTAGTAGTATGCATGATCATGTAATTACTAATAAgcataaaaaaaggaaaaaaatagaaacaaAAACGAATAATGTAGTAAATAATGAGGATGATGTATTATTAACTGGTGATcattcttcatcatcatcatcatcaccaccatctaataataataataataataataataatattaataaatatgatgaagaGGATGATGAGGAAAATAAAACCTTATGGGCTTTTATACCACATGGTGTAAATCATTGTTGTTCTagtcattattataaatctTTTATTATGAACGATACTagcgataataataataataataataattataatggtGAGGGAGAAATGTTACAGGATGATAAACAAAATAGAAATGTACAAAAGGTTGTGAATCCTAACTTTTATTATGATCGTGCGAGAAGTTTGGAAAATCAACATACACCAGCATATGAATTGAGTTATTCATTATtagatttatttttacatgaaTGTTCATTTAATGAGaaagatatttttaataatagcAAAAGAGATATTGatatattgtatttatataatacatctaataattataatgattatcTTGTTCAGAAAATTatggattatatatataataataatatgaataatttaaaagataaaattcaAAAATACGAAGTTGATTTAAATTATTGGAAATTATGGGGATTACAAACAACACATAAacttataaaaaacaaaatgatcGATTATACAAACATGTTACAAAGAAGTAAAGTATGTATTATAAGTTCGAAATTTGCTGGAATGTTAAATAAAATGGTTATTGATGCTTTGTTTTATGGTTGTGTTGTTATATCGGATAAAACACATAacaaagatataaataaatttatagtTACAACAAAAGTACCTTTtgaatattatgaaatatcagatcttatatataataaagaaaatatgacTTCACTAGCCAATGATCTTATAGACAAAATTAATACAACATTAGAAGAAGTTAAAAGTGGAAAAAGAAATCAAATGAGGATTGACGTATTCAAAACtattttaaatacatatacatatagtGCTGTTATATTAAATTGGATTATACcttctatatattttcattataataaagaaaaatatgaaattaaaaataattattttgttcttccacaatattttgaaaaaattatatccaAAAGTTTAAAAATTACAAGTGccaaaagagaaaaaattattgcAAACATTGATTTATCTTTACAAGAAGATCTtgttatgaataataatgaagtCGTAGCATGGGGTATTATATggtttttaatattttcaataattCTTTTCTATATGCTAAAAAATAGTAGTCTTGTTACATTCTTGTTCAGACAACATAAATTACATAGATAA
- a CDS encoding mitochondrial ribosomal protein L37, putative — MLSYYKNVISFNNKRVIFSICSRTIFVSKRSLAPKVKPGKKGQDKKDTTSGSTTESSEKAHIFNIYNTVDEDHEILPDHAYPKWLWKLEKPLKSYGELALMFLYGKDIENATAQDYHRFRRLHNKNLIKLNNLRLKKSKRSTVKPIFWDL, encoded by the exons ATGTTATcatattacaaaaatgttatttcctttaataataaacgagtaatattttcaatatgCTCAAGAACAATTTTTGTAAGTAAACGTAGCTTAGCTCCAAAGGTAAAACCTGGAAAAAAAGGACAAGATAAAAAAGATACAACATCAGGAAGTACTACTGAAAGCAGTGAAAAAgctcatatttttaatatatacaatactGTTGATGAAGACCATGAAATATTACCAGACCACGCATATCCAAAATGGTTATGGAAATTGGAAAAGCCCTTAAAAAGTTATGGAGAACTTGCtttaatgtttttatatggaaag gATATTGAAAATGCCACTGCTCAAGATTATCATCGATTTCGTAGGTTGCATAACAAGAATTTAATTAAACTGAATAATTTAAGATTGAAAAAATCAAAACGATCAACCGTAAAACCCATATTCTGGGATCTCTAA
- a CDS encoding RAP protein, putative yields the protein MLLTNVRFLSKCMKIKISKRKSWVKRNKKWMLPKVENSYLKQEQDFTVPHKVISTSLNKEYEKNNIKDNFKCEDDDNNKYFKNILKELHNNNKKEKNKRNDNLLKPHEYKKLLNKDKYKKNDDKLNLKDLLRKGTKPINLNMENVDHLKEEKDKEKKKKDIETFWYMPNPFEKKGVYGMKENSFYKSFLKDRERSLDKINEKQLNKNDQQLLKQLKKFNNSNNNINNELLENIISINDNQNKEKKIRISPRKYWYDNNYSTPDTNTINTVKARDLRFLMMNEARLVRKGKHIDVELWLCFMNRVIHLSGIVHVRSLLRYLQTIASVKVINKKMLNDIFCEIFKRENDMKPKHYVYLFQSCSRLKWNDFNLIYALKNMTLCWSILRNNFLIKSANSISKLGLASNVYSKALQITLNERLHNFSGRNLKAIKAITFLEFFNEDMIIKFISRATFYKEHFNYYTRNLQILYLYIVLFHSSIYNNLTLEQRSFLQYCSQDRNLKKINKKKHNKSMRTLSRVDQVGNEKGEVNLGVHNSDGDNSGDDNSDGDGSDDDDSDGDGSDDDDSDDDNSDDDNSDDDDSDDDNKNVKIGNKICGGYTCMLHKEVSDFLNKLNIEHLNSINCGPFMVDIYHPSSNYIIELNAHFQYYFNSESLTTLSKWRHKFLSQMGYKVIHISYRIWNNLHNDTQKMEYIYSVLPKVILESSSYNSKFGKM from the coding sequence ATGCTTTTAACAAATGTAAGATTTTTAAGCAAatgtatgaaaataaaaatctcCAAGCGTAAAAGCTGGgtgaaaagaaataaaaaatggatGTTACCGAAAGTGGAAAATTCTTATTTAAAACAAGAACAAGATTTTACTGTTCCCCATAAAGTTATTTCTACAAgtttaaataaagaatatgaaaaaaataatataaaagataattttaaatgtgaagatgatgataataataaatattttaagaatataCTTAAAGAactacataataataataaaaaggagaagaataaaagaaatgataatttattaaaaccacatgaatataaaaaattattgaataaagacaaatataaaaaaaatgatgataaattaaatttaaaagattTATTAAGAAAAGGAACCAAGccaataaatttaaatatggaAAATGTTGATcatttaaaagaagaaaaagataaagaaaagaaaaaaaaagatatagaaACTTTTTGGTATATGCCTAAtccttttgaaaaaaaaggtGTTTATGGAATGAAAgaaaattctttttataaatcttttttaaaagatagaGAAAGGAGTCTagataaaattaatgaaaaacaattaaataaaaatgatcaacaattattaaaacaattaaaaaaatttaataatagtaataataatataaataatgagttattagaaaatattatatccaTAAATGATAaccaaaataaagaaaaaaaaattagaatttCTCCTAGAAAATATTggtatgataataattattctaCCCCTGATACCAATACAATCAATACTGTTAAAGCTAGAGATTTAAGATTTCTAATGATGAATGAAGCAAGACTAGtaagaaaaggaaaacatATTGATGTTGAATTATGGTTATGTTTTATGAATAGAGTCATACATTTATCCGGTATAGTACATGTACGTAGTCTTCTTAGGTATTTACAAACTATAGCTTCTGTTAAAgttattaacaaaaaaatgttaaatgatatattttgtgaaatatttaaaagagaAAATGATATGAAACCAAAACATTATGTATATCTTTTTCAAAGTTGTTCAAGATTAAAATGGAatgattttaatttaatttatgctttaaaaaatatgaccTTATGCTGGTCCATCTTAAGAAATAATTTTCTCATAAAATCAGCTAATTCTATATCCAAATTAGGTTTAGCAAGTAATGTATATAGTAAAGCTTTACAAATAACATTAAATGAGAGATTACATAATTTTAGTGGAAGAAATCTAAAAGCAATAAAAGCTATAACGTTTCTCGAATTTTTTAACGAAGACATGATTATCAAATTTATATCGCGCGCAACATTTTACAAAgaacattttaattattatacgCGAAacttacaaatattatatttatatattgtattatttcATAGTTCTATATACAATAACTTGACTCTGGAACAGAGGTCATTTTTACAGTATTGTTCTCAAGATAgaaatttgaaaaaaataaataagaagaaacataataaaagtatGAGAACATTATCAAGGGTTGACCAAGTAGGAAATGAAAAGGGTGAGGTTAATTTGGGGGTTCACAATTCAGATGGTGATAATTCAGGTGATGATAATTCAGATGGTGACGGTTCAGATGATGACGATTCAGATGGTGACGGTTCAGATGATGACGATTCAGATGATGACAATTCAGATGATGACAATTCAGATGATGACGATTCAGATGATGACAATAAAAATGTCAAAATAGGAAACAAAATATGTGGTGGTTATACCTGTATGTTGCATAAAGAAGTTAGTGATTTTTTAAACAAGCTAAATATAGAACATCTTAACTCAATTAATTGTGGACCGTTTATGGTTGATATATATCATCCTTCatcaaattatattatagaaTTGAATGCGcattttcaatattatttcaATTCAGAAAGTTTAACTACCTTATCAAAATGGAGACATAAATTCTTATCACAAATGGGCTATAAAGTTATTCACATATCTTATCGCATATGGAATAACTTACATAATGATACGCAAAaaatggaatatatatatagtgtaTTACCAAAGGTTATATTGGAAAGTTCCTCATATAATTCGAAATTTGGCAAAATGTag